Proteins encoded in a region of the Streptomyces sp. NBC_00258 genome:
- a CDS encoding cellulose binding domain-containing protein, protein MRRTPVLTAVLGLAAGLLAGTPPALAAQPVEKAPSASIAADTYTWKNARIDGGGFVPGIVFNRSEKNLAYARTDIGGAYRWQESSKSWTPLLDSVGWDRWGHTGVVSLASDSVAPSKVYAAVGTYTNSWDPGNGAVLRSSDRGATWQKADLPFKLGGNMPGRGMGERLAVDPHRNSVLYLGAPSGKGLWRSTDSGASWSQVTNFPNVGNYVQDPTDTSGYASDNQGIAWVTFDESTGTGTNATQTIYVGVADKDNAVYRSTDAGATWSRLAGQPTGYLAHKGVLDAANGYLYLAYSDKGGPYDGGKGRLWRYATATGTWTDISPVAEADTYYGFSGLTVDRQKPGTVMATAYSSWWPDTQIFRSTDSGGTWTKAWDYTSYPNRSNRYTMDVSSSPWLSWGANPSPPEQAPKLGWMTEALEIDPFNSARMMYGTGATVYGTENLGQWDSGGQFTIKPMVQGLEETAVNDLAAPPSGGAQLLSALGDIGGFRHTDLTKVPSMMFTSPNFTTTTSLDFAESNPGTVVRAGNLDSGPHVAFSTDNGANWFAGTDPSGVSGGGTVAAASDGSRFLWSPEGAGVHHATGFGTSWSASSGIPAGAIVESDRVDPKTFYGFKSGKFYVSSDGGASFTASSATGLPSGDSVRFKALPGTKGDVWLAGGASDGAYGLWHSTDGGATFTKLSGVEQADTIGFGKAAAGASYQTLYTSAKIGGVRGIFRSTDKGTTWTRINDDAHQWGWTGAAITGDPRVYGRVYVSTNGRGVVYGDSSDSDGGGGGGGTDPTPTGACAVTYKITNQWSGGFQADVQLDNTGSSSWNGWALGWSFPNGQSVTQAWNTEPSHSGAAVTMKNLGWNANVAAGSSVGFGFTGSWSGSNGKPTAFKLGDQSCTVT, encoded by the coding sequence GTGCGAAGAACCCCCGTCCTCACCGCCGTGCTCGGGCTGGCGGCCGGGCTGCTCGCGGGTACGCCGCCCGCGCTGGCCGCGCAGCCCGTCGAGAAGGCGCCCTCGGCGTCCATCGCCGCGGACACGTACACGTGGAAGAACGCGCGCATCGACGGCGGCGGGTTCGTCCCCGGCATCGTCTTCAACCGGTCCGAGAAGAACCTCGCGTACGCCCGGACCGACATCGGCGGCGCCTACCGCTGGCAGGAGTCGTCGAAGAGCTGGACCCCGCTGCTGGACTCGGTGGGCTGGGACCGCTGGGGCCACACCGGCGTCGTGAGCCTGGCTTCCGACTCGGTGGCACCGAGCAAGGTGTACGCGGCCGTCGGGACGTACACGAACAGCTGGGACCCCGGAAACGGCGCCGTGCTCAGGTCCTCCGACCGGGGCGCGACCTGGCAGAAGGCCGATCTGCCGTTCAAGCTGGGCGGCAACATGCCCGGGCGCGGCATGGGCGAACGGCTCGCTGTCGACCCCCACAGGAACAGCGTGCTGTATCTGGGCGCCCCGAGCGGCAAGGGGCTGTGGCGGTCCACGGACTCGGGTGCCTCCTGGTCGCAGGTGACGAACTTCCCGAACGTCGGCAACTACGTGCAGGATCCGACCGACACGAGCGGGTACGCCTCCGACAACCAGGGCATCGCCTGGGTGACCTTCGACGAGTCGACCGGCACGGGCACCAATGCCACGCAGACCATCTACGTCGGTGTCGCCGACAAGGACAACGCCGTCTACCGCTCCACCGACGCGGGCGCGACCTGGTCTCGTCTCGCCGGGCAGCCCACGGGATACCTGGCCCACAAGGGGGTGCTGGACGCTGCGAACGGCTACCTCTACCTGGCCTACAGCGACAAGGGCGGCCCGTACGACGGCGGAAAGGGCCGGCTGTGGCGGTACGCGACGGCCACCGGCACCTGGACGGACATAAGCCCGGTCGCGGAGGCCGACACCTACTACGGCTTCAGCGGGCTGACCGTCGACCGGCAGAAACCGGGCACGGTCATGGCGACCGCGTACAGCTCCTGGTGGCCCGACACACAGATCTTCCGCTCCACGGACAGCGGCGGCACCTGGACGAAGGCCTGGGACTACACCTCGTACCCCAACCGCTCGAACCGCTACACGATGGACGTCTCGTCCTCGCCGTGGCTGAGCTGGGGCGCCAATCCGTCGCCGCCCGAGCAGGCTCCCAAACTCGGCTGGATGACCGAGGCGTTGGAGATCGACCCGTTCAACTCGGCCCGGATGATGTACGGGACGGGCGCGACGGTCTACGGGACCGAGAACCTGGGTCAGTGGGACAGCGGCGGCCAGTTCACCATCAAGCCGATGGTCCAGGGCCTGGAGGAGACGGCCGTGAACGACCTGGCCGCACCCCCGTCCGGCGGGGCCCAACTGCTCAGCGCGCTGGGCGACATCGGCGGCTTCCGGCACACGGACCTGACCAAGGTCCCCTCGATGATGTTCACTTCGCCGAACTTCACCACGACGACGAGCCTCGACTTCGCGGAGTCCAATCCGGGAACGGTGGTGCGGGCCGGCAATCTCGACTCGGGTCCGCACGTGGCGTTCTCCACGGACAACGGCGCCAACTGGTTCGCGGGTACCGACCCTTCGGGTGTGAGCGGCGGCGGCACGGTCGCGGCGGCGTCCGACGGCAGCCGTTTCCTGTGGAGTCCGGAGGGCGCGGGTGTCCACCACGCGACGGGCTTCGGCACCTCGTGGTCGGCGTCGAGCGGCATCCCGGCCGGTGCGATCGTCGAGTCGGACCGGGTCGACCCGAAGACCTTCTACGGCTTCAAGTCCGGCAAGTTCTACGTCAGTTCGGACGGCGGCGCGTCCTTCACGGCCTCGTCCGCGACCGGGCTGCCCAGCGGCGACAGCGTGCGGTTCAAGGCGCTGCCCGGCACGAAGGGTGACGTCTGGCTGGCGGGCGGCGCGAGCGACGGCGCGTACGGACTGTGGCACTCCACGGACGGCGGCGCGACCTTCACCAAACTGTCGGGCGTCGAGCAGGCCGACACGATCGGCTTCGGCAAGGCGGCGGCCGGTGCCTCCTACCAGACGCTCTACACGAGCGCGAAGATCGGCGGCGTACGCGGCATCTTCCGCTCCACGGACAAGGGCACGACCTGGACCCGCATCAACGACGACGCACACCAGTGGGGTTGGACCGGCGCGGCCATCACCGGTGATCCGCGTGTCTACGGGCGTGTATACGTGTCGACGAACGGCCGGGGTGTCGTCTATGGCGACTCGTCGGACTCGGACGGCGGGGGCGGGGGCGGCGGCACGGACCCGACACCGACCGGCGCCTGCGCGGTGACCTACAAGATCACGAATCAGTGGTCGGGCGGCTTCCAGGCAGACGTACAACTCGACAACACCGGCTCAAGCTCCTGGAACGGCTGGGCACTCGGCTGGTCCTTCCCCAACGGCCAGAGCGTCACCCAGGCCTGGAACACCGAGCCCTCCCACTCCGGAGCAGCGGTCACGATGAAGAACCTGGGCTGGAACGCGAACGTGGCAGCCGGTTCCTCGGTGGGCTTCGGATTCACGGGGAGCTGGTCGGGGTCGAACGGAAAACCGACGGCGTTCAAGCTCGGCGACCAGTCCTGCACGGTGACCTGA